The Acidimicrobiales bacterium genome includes a window with the following:
- a CDS encoding response regulator transcription factor produces the protein MSQERPVVLIVEDEESFVEALRVGLQREGFTPKVARDGAMALAMFEASEPDIVLLDVMLPGMSGMDVCRHIRRISNTPVIMVTARDSELDTVVGLELGADDYVTKPYRLRELVARMRAVMRRRPAGGRQDLDQEVIEIGDVRLDEGRREVTVAGQVVGLTRKEFELLEQLMSSAGRVITRERLIDEVWGSDYVGDTKTLDVHIRRLRTKVDTDPARPSHITAVRGVGYRYELPDRRENRD, from the coding sequence GTCGAAGACGAGGAGTCCTTCGTAGAGGCCTTGAGGGTCGGTCTGCAGCGTGAGGGATTCACTCCGAAGGTGGCGCGCGACGGTGCTATGGCTCTGGCCATGTTCGAGGCCTCCGAACCCGACATCGTGCTGCTCGACGTGATGCTGCCAGGCATGTCCGGCATGGACGTGTGCCGTCACATCCGCCGTATCTCGAACACTCCGGTGATCATGGTGACCGCCCGGGACTCGGAGCTGGACACCGTCGTCGGGCTCGAGCTCGGAGCGGACGACTACGTGACGAAGCCGTACCGGCTACGGGAGCTCGTCGCCCGGATGCGGGCGGTGATGCGTCGACGCCCCGCTGGGGGGCGTCAGGATCTGGATCAGGAGGTGATCGAGATCGGCGATGTCCGCCTCGACGAGGGCCGCCGGGAGGTCACCGTCGCCGGCCAGGTCGTCGGTCTGACGAGGAAGGAGTTCGAGCTCTTAGAGCAGCTAATGTCGAGCGCAGGCCGTGTGATCACCCGCGAGCGTCTCATCGACGAGGTGTGGGGATCGGACTACGTGGGTGACACCAAGACCCTCGATGTCCACATCCGCCGCCTGAGGACAAAGGTGGACACCGACCCGGCGAGGCCCAGCCACATCACGGCCGTGCGAGGCGTTGGGTATCGCTACGAGTTGCCTGACAGACGGGAGAACCGTGACTGA